Genomic window (Nymphaea colorata isolate Beijing-Zhang1983 chromosome 1, ASM883128v2, whole genome shotgun sequence):
CACTGCCTTTCTCAACCTCCTCCTTCCCCACCATCCTCCGACGCTTCTCCCTGAGCCCACACTCCCCCCAAGCATCTGCCATGAAAGTGACCCTCGACCTGTGCGAGTCGCCCGCCATTAAAGGGGAGACGAGGTTCTGCGCCACCTCGCTGGAGTCCATGGTCGACTTCGCCACCACCCAGCTCGGAACCAACAACCTCCGCGTCCTCTCCACCTTGGTTCACCAAGAGAACAAGACCGAGCAGCAGCTTGACCAGTCGTATGTGGTTCGGCCTGGGATCGTGAAGATGGAGTCCCAAGTCGCAGTGGCGTGCCACCTCATGTCATATCCTTACGCAGTCTTCTACTGTCACAAGACCATGGACACCAAGAGCTTCGTTGTTCCATTAATGGCGGAAGAAGGTGGGAGCAGAGTGGACGCAGCGGTTGTGTGCCATGACGATACATCGCACTGGGACCCCAGACATGCCAGCTTTAAGGTGCTAGGAGTAGAGCCTGGGACCGCATCCATCTGCCATTTCCTTCCTCCCAACCATTTTCTGTGGGTCTCGAAGTGAGCGGCCATGGCTGTCCACCGCAAAGAATATCAGTGCTGATGGTGATGGGGAGAAGATACTCCTCCGCATTTGCATGGTCATGGTACTGGTACATTTGGTTATAGTGTGTCTCTAGCTTTGTTAATGGATCTTTTAGATACGGACCTAAAATAAAGGCCACTTGTTTGGTCCTTTGTCGGTTAGTCTTGTGAAGCTTATTTAAATAAATCTGTATGAACTAAAAAGTTCTAACATTGTCAATGTCATTATCAGTGTCTCACGGGATCATTTTCTTAGACCTGTGTGGCCCGGCGATATCTTCTTCGTCTTATGCTTAAAGGGACTCAAGAGTGTATGGATAACTTAAAAATAGCAgtgcaaacaaaaataaaaaattgcaaagaAATGGAAGGATGTTCTTGCAATGGCCTTAGATTATTTTTATTACAAGAGCGATGTAAACTATGCCTCTTACAAGAATTAAAATGTTCACCCCAAAGACAAAATCTAGTATATATCTTGGGACCGGTTACAGGTAAACAAAAGCATaaacctttccttttctttgattAGCCGCTCCCgaaaacaaacaaagaacaaCTTAGATTATAAGC
Coding sequences:
- the LOC116245049 gene encoding BURP domain-containing protein 5-like; the protein is MSKLILLFLLVAQFAETSIGSAFSPSSYWKSVLPNTFMPDALQSLLPEDTRPRYGGKWVVDSGICLINYIIICRPPKGLFLLEKDLKPSMTMDISFLAANINSEQKLPTFLPRQAAEALPFSTSSFPTILRRFSLSPHSPQASAMKVTLDLCESPAIKGETRFCATSLESMVDFATTQLGTNNLRVLSTLVHQENKTEQQLDQSYVVRPGIVKMESQVAVACHLMSYPYAVFYCHKTMDTKSFVVPLMAEEGGSRVDAAVVCHDDTSHWDPRHASFKVLGVEPGTASICHFLPPNHFLWVSK